A window from Candidatus Methylomirabilota bacterium encodes these proteins:
- the bamD gene encoding outer membrane protein assembly factor BamD has protein sequence MRVLLAGLLLVAGGCGWMKPAPTPILPAEELSSIGEQDLARKRYDDARASFKRIVERHPTSSYAARARFLIGETHYREGDFDKAIAEFDLFMSFYPRHQIADLVQYRLAMSYYDQMKPVEQDQGLTQKALDQFRKLVKEYPESRYATDGLAKIDICRGRLAQKEVWVASYYFTQGNPSNARQRLELVLRDYPRSLVVPEALYLLAEVNFYEGKNADAVRLLRRLSDEYGYTDFGRRAAQRLRAQR, from the coding sequence ATGCGCGTACTCCTCGCAGGCCTGCTCCTGGTGGCGGGCGGCTGCGGCTGGATGAAGCCCGCGCCGACGCCGATCCTGCCGGCGGAAGAGCTCTCCTCGATCGGCGAGCAGGACCTCGCCCGGAAGCGCTACGACGATGCCCGCGCGAGCTTCAAAAGGATCGTCGAGCGCCACCCGACCTCTTCGTACGCCGCGCGCGCCCGCTTCCTCATCGGCGAGACCCACTACCGCGAGGGCGACTTCGACAAGGCGATCGCCGAGTTCGATTTGTTCATGTCGTTCTATCCGCGTCACCAGATCGCCGACCTCGTCCAGTACCGGCTCGCGATGAGCTACTACGACCAGATGAAGCCGGTCGAGCAGGACCAGGGCCTCACCCAGAAGGCGCTCGACCAGTTCAGGAAGCTCGTCAAGGAGTACCCCGAGAGCCGCTACGCGACCGACGGGCTCGCCAAGATCGACATCTGCCGCGGGCGGCTCGCGCAGAAGGAGGTCTGGGTCGCCAGCTACTACTTCACTCAGGGCAATCCGAGCAACGCCCGGCAGCGGCTCGAGCTGGTCCTCCGGGACTACCCGCGGTCGCTCGTGGTGCCCGAGGCGCTCTACCTCCTCGCCGAGGTCAACTTCTACGAGGGCAAGAACGCGGACGCGGTCCGGCTGCTCCGCCGCCTCTCCGACGAGTACGGCTACACCGACTTCGGACGGCGCGCCGCCCAGCGCCTGCGGGCCCAGAGGTAG